From Streptomyces sp. NBC_00370, a single genomic window includes:
- a CDS encoding DUF6415 family natural product biosynthesis protein produces MNRLSEAGNDVPGDADQEGGGTGSDDPPDPSRPPIDLVTISHTVDQALARRLALPDRAWVDSTTVKLRGHLELLLGEDLGDIDTPESRALYRDAYAVLDRTARPNPDTPPGYAYEHMRALAAAVRPVVAAYRLRHADG; encoded by the coding sequence GTGAACCGACTGAGCGAAGCGGGGAACGACGTGCCAGGAGACGCCGACCAGGAAGGCGGGGGTACGGGTTCCGACGACCCCCCGGATCCGTCGCGGCCCCCGATCGACCTCGTGACGATCTCCCACACCGTCGACCAGGCGCTCGCCCGGCGCCTCGCGCTTCCCGACCGGGCGTGGGTCGACAGCACGACCGTCAAACTCCGCGGCCACCTGGAGCTGTTGCTGGGAGAGGACCTGGGCGACATCGACACCCCCGAGTCCCGGGCGCTGTACCGCGACGCGTACGCGGTACTCGACCGCACCGCCCGCCCGAACCCCGACACCCCGCCCGGCTACGCCTACGAGCACATGCGCGCCCTGGCGGCGGCCGTACGGCCGGTCGTCGCCGCCTACCGGCTCCGGCACGCCGACGGGTGA
- a CDS encoding HelD family protein — protein MQNEQQFISLLYERLDALREQAETAMSRSFGEVSTGRQARVERDISVAEQSDRMSALNAVESGLCFGRIDLAEDAKDAESAGDGTEDGGTTHHIGRIGMRRDDEERTPLLIDWRAPVARPFYLATGYTPMGLRRRRHITTKGRTVSALHDEIMDLTDTTRTGYEDPDGDAVLLAALNSVRTGRMSDIVQTIQAEQDRIIRAPHRGVLVVEGGPGTGKTAVALHRAAYLLYAYREQLARRAVLIVGPNPAFLGYIGEVLPSLGETGVLLSTTGELFPGVVATGTDTPEAAEVKGRAEMAQVLADELRDRQSLPESVLEIPHEDHGTLLLERDAVREARQRARDTGLPHNLARPAFAFRIIDVLTAQLAERLGADPLGGPNLLDPTDIAQLGKEIATSPDVQAAIDSLWPSLTPEQLVADFLAVPWRLEARDAAAVRRPEPRTGADARIDWTPADVPLLDEAAELLGEDDTAARAAAAREKQEQIAYAQGVLELSYGSRTQEFEDKDEDESEVLAAHDIIDAERFAERQEETDSRSAAERAAADRTWAFGHIVVDEAQELSAMAWRLLMRRCPSRSMTLVGDPAQTGDAAGCDSWQDILEPYVGKRWELTTLGVNYRTPAEIMEVAADVRRLSDPGFQPPRSVRATGAVPVVRSVRRAGLARAAAELATEEPREGRLAVIAPAGLLPALAAELPDASWGTTPDLTRDVVLLSARQAKGLEFDTVIVVDPEAVMDGSPRGTNDLYVALTRATQHLGIVRDADVPSRLTVGR, from the coding sequence TTGCAGAACGAACAGCAATTCATCTCCCTCCTCTATGAGCGGCTCGATGCTCTGCGGGAGCAGGCCGAGACGGCGATGAGCCGGTCCTTCGGCGAGGTCAGCACGGGCCGGCAGGCCCGGGTCGAGCGCGACATCAGCGTCGCCGAGCAGTCGGACCGGATGTCGGCGCTCAACGCCGTCGAGTCGGGGCTCTGCTTCGGCCGCATCGATCTCGCCGAGGACGCCAAGGACGCCGAAAGCGCCGGGGACGGGACCGAGGACGGCGGTACGACCCATCACATCGGCCGTATCGGTATGCGCCGGGACGACGAGGAACGCACGCCCCTGCTCATCGACTGGCGGGCCCCTGTCGCCCGTCCCTTCTACCTCGCCACCGGCTACACCCCGATGGGGCTGCGGCGCCGCCGTCACATCACCACCAAGGGCCGCACCGTCAGCGCCCTGCACGACGAGATCATGGATCTCACGGACACCACCCGCACCGGGTACGAGGACCCCGACGGCGACGCCGTGCTGCTCGCCGCGCTCAACTCGGTGCGCACCGGCCGGATGAGCGACATCGTGCAGACCATCCAGGCCGAGCAGGACCGCATCATCCGCGCCCCGCACCGGGGTGTGCTCGTGGTCGAGGGCGGCCCCGGCACCGGCAAGACCGCCGTCGCGCTGCACCGCGCCGCCTATCTCCTCTACGCCTACCGCGAGCAACTGGCCCGCCGCGCCGTGCTGATCGTCGGCCCCAACCCGGCCTTCCTCGGTTACATCGGCGAGGTGCTGCCCTCGCTCGGCGAGACCGGTGTGCTGCTGTCGACGACGGGGGAGCTGTTCCCCGGCGTCGTCGCCACCGGTACGGACACCCCCGAGGCGGCCGAGGTGAAGGGCCGCGCCGAGATGGCGCAGGTGCTCGCCGACGAACTGCGCGACCGGCAGTCGCTGCCCGAGTCGGTGCTGGAGATCCCGCACGAGGACCACGGCACGCTGCTGCTCGAACGGGACGCGGTACGCGAGGCCAGGCAGCGCGCCCGGGACACCGGACTGCCGCACAACCTGGCCCGGCCGGCCTTCGCCTTCCGGATCATCGACGTCCTCACCGCACAGCTCGCCGAGCGGCTCGGCGCCGACCCGCTCGGCGGCCCGAACCTGCTCGACCCCACCGACATCGCCCAGCTCGGCAAGGAGATCGCCACCAGCCCCGACGTGCAGGCGGCCATCGACTCGCTGTGGCCGAGCCTCACCCCCGAGCAGTTGGTCGCCGACTTCCTTGCCGTGCCGTGGCGGCTCGAAGCGCGGGACGCCGCCGCCGTACGCAGGCCGGAGCCGCGGACCGGCGCCGACGCCCGGATCGACTGGACGCCCGCCGACGTGCCGCTGCTCGACGAGGCGGCGGAGCTGCTGGGCGAGGACGATACGGCGGCCCGCGCCGCCGCAGCGCGGGAGAAGCAGGAGCAGATCGCCTACGCGCAGGGCGTGCTGGAGCTGTCGTACGGCTCACGCACCCAGGAGTTCGAGGACAAGGACGAGGACGAGTCGGAAGTCCTCGCCGCGCACGACATCATCGACGCCGAGCGGTTCGCGGAGCGCCAGGAGGAGACCGACTCGCGCAGCGCTGCCGAGCGCGCCGCTGCCGACCGCACCTGGGCCTTCGGCCATATCGTCGTGGACGAGGCGCAGGAACTGTCCGCGATGGCCTGGCGGTTGCTGATGCGCCGCTGCCCCAGCCGCTCCATGACGCTCGTCGGTGACCCGGCGCAGACCGGGGACGCGGCGGGCTGCGACTCGTGGCAGGACATCCTGGAGCCGTACGTCGGCAAGCGCTGGGAGCTGACGACGCTGGGCGTCAACTACCGCACGCCCGCCGAGATCATGGAGGTCGCCGCCGATGTGCGCCGGCTGTCCGACCCGGGCTTCCAGCCGCCGCGCTCGGTGCGTGCCACCGGCGCTGTGCCGGTCGTACGGTCGGTCCGGCGGGCCGGACTGGCGCGCGCCGCGGCCGAGTTGGCGACGGAGGAACCACGCGAAGGACGGCTCGCCGTCATCGCGCCCGCCGGGCTGCTGCCCGCGCTCGCCGCCGAACTCCCCGACGCCTCATGGGGAACGACCCCCGATCTGACCCGTGACGTGGTGCTGCTCAGCGCCCGGCAGGCCAAGGGGCTTGAGTTCGACACGGTGATCGTCGTCGACCCGGAGGCCGTCATGGACGGCTCGCCGCGCGGTACGAACGACCTGTACGTGGCGCTGACCCGGGCGACGCAGCATCTGGGGATCGTGCGCGACGCGGACGTGCCGTCCCGGCTCACCGTCGGCCGGTGA
- a CDS encoding TetR/AcrR family transcriptional regulator, which produces MAETRRADGRRNYELLLDAARTAFAEYGTEVSLRDVARRAGVGIGTLYRHFPTREALVEAIMRRGLDGLCVRADELMESEPPGEALNSWLVAFSANSSRYAGLPGSILAAIDDETSELHHSCHAMRTKAAQLLARAQQAGEARGDITAGELLLLATGVAWAGQQTPNSADMTVRLLGLVRTGIDRA; this is translated from the coding sequence ATGGCCGAAACCAGGCGCGCCGACGGCCGCCGTAACTACGAGTTGCTGCTCGACGCGGCCCGTACGGCCTTCGCCGAGTACGGCACCGAGGTCTCGCTCCGCGATGTCGCCCGCCGCGCGGGCGTCGGCATCGGCACGCTCTACCGGCACTTCCCCACCCGCGAGGCGCTCGTCGAGGCGATCATGCGGCGCGGGCTCGACGGCCTGTGCGTACGGGCGGACGAGCTGATGGAGTCGGAGCCGCCCGGCGAGGCGCTGAACAGCTGGCTGGTCGCCTTCTCCGCCAACTCCAGCCGCTACGCGGGCCTGCCGGGCTCGATCCTCGCCGCGATCGACGACGAGACGTCCGAACTCCACCACTCCTGCCACGCCATGCGCACCAAGGCGGCCCAACTACTCGCCCGCGCCCAGCAGGCGGGCGAGGCACGCGGCGACATCACCGCGGGCGAACTGCTCCTGCTCGCGACCGGCGTCGCCTGGGCCGGCCAACAGACCCCGAACAGCGCCGACATGACGGTCCGCCTGCTCGGCCTGGTCAGAACGGGTATCGACCGCGCCTGA
- a CDS encoding AraC family transcriptional regulator produces MEPPLDPLSDVFASLNVRTGSFSGLDAGGRWGLRFRMRDHIKIGAVLSGSCLLSADGGEPLRLTAGDCFLLAAHEEFVLSDGPRTPLSSGEAAFAAATGRIVRVGDDNRGDDDSGEGGDEGRTLVIAGSVHFLDATVALLLSGLPPASAIRADTPQARAIQPLLTLFREEVGAVRLGASVMSARLTEILFIQAMRALVAGEEPAAGWLGALGDPRIGGALLVMHQQAARRWTVAELGREVGMSRAGFAARFKQLVGMPPLVYLQRWRVLAAGKELRGGERTVAAVAADWGYTSESAFSNAFKRVTGVSPARYRNDPAAAAPEQPRDRFGPRPHPSDNDPREDPARTNAQVF; encoded by the coding sequence ATGGAACCACCGCTCGACCCGCTGTCCGACGTCTTCGCCTCGCTGAACGTCCGCACCGGCTCGTTCTCCGGGCTCGACGCCGGCGGCCGCTGGGGACTGCGGTTCCGGATGCGCGACCACATCAAGATCGGTGCGGTGCTCTCCGGATCCTGCCTGCTCTCCGCCGACGGCGGCGAACCGCTGCGGCTGACCGCGGGCGACTGCTTCCTGCTCGCCGCCCACGAGGAGTTCGTCCTCAGTGACGGCCCGCGAACGCCGCTGAGCAGCGGCGAAGCGGCCTTCGCCGCCGCCACCGGCCGGATCGTACGGGTCGGCGACGACAACAGAGGCGACGACGACAGCGGAGAGGGCGGCGACGAAGGCCGGACCCTGGTGATCGCCGGCAGTGTCCACTTCCTCGACGCCACCGTCGCCCTGCTGCTGAGCGGTCTGCCGCCCGCCTCCGCCATCCGCGCCGACACCCCGCAGGCACGCGCCATCCAGCCGCTGCTCACCCTGTTCCGCGAGGAGGTCGGCGCCGTCCGGCTCGGCGCCTCCGTCATGTCCGCACGGCTCACCGAGATCCTCTTCATCCAGGCGATGCGCGCGCTCGTCGCGGGCGAGGAGCCCGCCGCCGGCTGGCTCGGGGCGCTCGGCGACCCCCGCATCGGCGGCGCGCTGCTCGTCATGCATCAGCAGGCCGCCCGCCGCTGGACCGTCGCCGAGCTGGGCCGCGAGGTGGGCATGTCCAGGGCCGGTTTCGCCGCCAGGTTCAAGCAGCTCGTCGGGATGCCGCCGCTCGTCTATCTCCAGCGCTGGCGCGTCCTGGCAGCGGGCAAGGAGCTGCGCGGCGGGGAGCGGACCGTGGCGGCGGTGGCGGCCGACTGGGGTTACACCTCGGAGAGCGCCTTCAGCAACGCCTTCAAGCGGGTCACCGGCGTCTCACCCGCGCGCTACCGCAACGACCCGGCCGCCGCCGCGCCCGAGCAGCCACGCGACCGGTTCGGCCCCCGTCCCCACCCGTCGGACAACGATCCGCGCGAGGACCCGGCCCGGACGAACGCGCAAGTCTTCTAG
- a CDS encoding thioredoxin family protein, with protein sequence MIKAEGIDTVTDETFDDVVMRPGLPVLVEFTADWCPPCRQLAPVLSAIAEEEADRLRIVQIDADTNPEIMTRYGVLSMPTLLVFRDGEPVKSIVGARPKRRLLQDLADVL encoded by the coding sequence ATGATCAAGGCTGAGGGCATCGACACCGTTACGGACGAGACCTTCGACGATGTCGTGATGCGGCCGGGTCTGCCGGTCCTGGTGGAATTCACCGCCGACTGGTGCCCGCCGTGCCGGCAGCTCGCGCCCGTACTGAGCGCCATTGCCGAGGAAGAGGCCGACCGGCTGAGAATCGTGCAGATCGACGCCGACACCAACCCGGAGATCATGACCAGGTACGGGGTGCTGTCGATGCCCACCCTGCTGGTGTTCCGGGACGGTGAGCCGGTGAAGTCCATCGTCGGCGCCCGTCCGAAGCGCAGGCTGCTGCAGGATCTGGCGGACGTCCTCTGA
- the glgB gene encoding 1,4-alpha-glucan branching enzyme: protein MTARPPSDHHSESELSPTFRPARASGSVPVEPGKPVPGRRTPPAPAPAPSAATPSAPRSGEPAPSATAAPSAAPDGAAALAARPLDGGDRERLLSGTHHDPHGLLGAHPVEDGVLFRTLRPFAHGVSVVAKDLRGELNDDGDGFFSGVLPLRAVPEYTLQVRYGDAPDGDVTEVHDPYRFLPAIGELDLHLIGEGRHEQLWKALGAQPMTHQGVTGTRFTVWAPNARGVRVTGDFNFWDGTSMPMRSLGSTGVWELFVPGIGEGALYKFDIARPDGSHTVRADPMARRTEVPPATASIVTEAHHEWQDQEWLAHRADRPVHEAPFSVYEMHLASWRPGLTYRQLAVQLPGYVKDLGFTHVELMPVAEHPFGGSWGYQVTGFYAPTSRMGTPDDFRFLVDALHKEGIGVIVDWVPAHFPKDEWALARFDGYPLYEPGDPQRAEHPDWGTLEFDYGRTEVRNFLVANAVYWCEEFHIDGLRVDAVASMLYLDYSREDGQWSPNQYGGRENLDAVSFLQEMNATVYRRCPGVVTIAEESTAWNGVTRATDIVGPDGFGGLGFGLKWNMGWMHDSLDYISKEPVHRKYHHGEMTFSMVYAYSENYVLPISHDEVVHGKGALVSKMPGDWWQQRANQRAYLGFMWAHPGKQLLFMGQEFAQGAEWSESHGPDWWLLDPSYSAEADHRGVRDLVRDLNTVYRDTPALWERDTAPDGFEWVDGDAGEDNVFAFLRFDADGAPLLAVSHFSPVVRHNYRLGVPDRYAAWTEVLNTDGLRYGGSDVLNPEPLKPESVGAHGRPASIQLTLPPLATVWLRPA, encoded by the coding sequence GTGACCGCCCGCCCGCCGTCCGACCACCACTCCGAATCCGAGCTTTCCCCCACCTTCCGACCGGCCAGGGCCTCGGGCTCCGTACCGGTGGAGCCCGGAAAGCCGGTGCCAGGACGCCGCACACCGCCCGCACCCGCTCCTGCTCCCTCCGCTGCGACCCCTTCCGCACCGCGGAGCGGGGAACCCGCGCCGTCCGCCACGGCTGCTCCGTCCGCCGCGCCGGACGGAGCAGCCGCACTGGCCGCGCGGCCGCTCGACGGCGGCGACAGGGAGCGGCTGCTGAGCGGCACGCACCACGACCCGCACGGGCTGCTGGGCGCGCACCCCGTCGAGGACGGTGTGCTGTTCCGTACGCTGCGGCCGTTCGCACACGGCGTCTCGGTCGTGGCGAAGGATCTCAGGGGCGAGCTGAACGACGACGGCGACGGCTTCTTCTCCGGTGTGCTGCCGCTGCGCGCCGTGCCCGAGTACACGCTCCAGGTGCGGTACGGCGACGCCCCTGACGGGGACGTGACCGAGGTGCACGACCCGTACCGGTTCCTGCCCGCCATAGGGGAACTCGACCTGCACCTGATCGGCGAGGGCCGCCACGAGCAGCTGTGGAAGGCGCTGGGCGCACAGCCGATGACCCACCAGGGCGTCACCGGCACCCGGTTCACCGTCTGGGCGCCCAACGCCCGCGGTGTGCGGGTCACCGGCGACTTCAACTTCTGGGACGGCACGTCGATGCCGATGCGCTCGCTCGGCTCCACCGGTGTGTGGGAGCTGTTCGTGCCGGGCATCGGCGAGGGCGCGCTCTACAAGTTCGACATCGCGCGGCCCGACGGCTCGCACACCGTACGCGCCGACCCGATGGCCCGGCGCACCGAAGTGCCGCCCGCCACCGCGTCGATCGTGACCGAGGCGCACCACGAGTGGCAGGACCAGGAGTGGCTGGCGCACCGCGCCGACCGGCCGGTGCACGAGGCGCCGTTCTCCGTCTACGAGATGCATCTGGCGTCCTGGCGGCCCGGACTGACCTACCGTCAGCTCGCGGTCCAACTGCCGGGCTACGTGAAGGATCTCGGCTTCACCCATGTCGAGCTGATGCCGGTCGCCGAGCATCCCTTCGGCGGGTCCTGGGGGTACCAGGTCACCGGGTTCTACGCACCGACCTCCCGGATGGGCACCCCGGACGACTTCCGCTTCCTGGTGGACGCCCTGCACAAAGAGGGCATCGGGGTCATCGTCGACTGGGTGCCGGCGCACTTCCCGAAGGACGAGTGGGCGCTGGCCAGGTTCGACGGGTATCCGCTGTACGAGCCCGGGGACCCGCAGCGCGCGGAGCACCCGGACTGGGGCACGCTGGAGTTCGACTACGGCCGCACCGAGGTGCGTAACTTCCTGGTCGCCAACGCCGTGTACTGGTGCGAGGAGTTCCACATCGACGGGCTGCGGGTGGACGCCGTCGCCTCGATGCTCTACCTCGACTACTCGCGCGAGGACGGCCAGTGGTCCCCGAACCAGTACGGCGGCCGGGAGAATCTGGACGCCGTCTCCTTCCTCCAGGAGATGAACGCCACCGTCTACCGCCGCTGTCCCGGTGTGGTGACCATCGCCGAGGAGTCCACCGCGTGGAACGGGGTGACCCGCGCGACCGACATCGTCGGACCCGACGGTTTCGGCGGTCTCGGCTTCGGGCTGAAGTGGAACATGGGCTGGATGCACGACTCCCTGGACTACATCTCCAAGGAGCCCGTCCACCGCAAGTACCACCACGGCGAGATGACGTTCTCCATGGTGTACGCGTACAGCGAGAACTACGTGTTGCCGATCTCGCACGACGAAGTCGTGCACGGCAAGGGCGCGTTGGTCTCCAAGATGCCCGGTGACTGGTGGCAGCAGCGCGCCAACCAGCGCGCGTACCTCGGCTTCATGTGGGCCCACCCGGGCAAGCAACTGCTCTTCATGGGGCAGGAGTTCGCCCAGGGCGCCGAGTGGTCGGAAAGCCACGGCCCGGACTGGTGGCTGCTGGACCCGTCGTACTCGGCGGAGGCGGACCACCGCGGCGTACGGGACCTCGTACGCGATCTGAACACGGTCTACCGCGACACCCCGGCCCTGTGGGAGCGCGACACGGCACCGGACGGTTTCGAGTGGGTCGACGGCGACGCCGGTGAGGACAACGTCTTCGCCTTCCTGCGGTTCGACGCCGACGGAGCGCCGCTGCTCGCCGTCTCGCACTTCTCCCCCGTGGTGCGGCACAACTACCGGCTGGGCGTGCCCGACCGGTACGCGGCGTGGACCGAGGTGCTGAACACGGACGGGCTGCGCTACGGCGGCAGTGACGTGCTCAACCCGGAGCCACTGAAGCCGGAGTCGGTCGGCGCGCACGGCAGGCCGGCCAGCATCCAGCTGACGCTGCCGCCGCTGGCGACGGTCTGGCTGCGGCCCGCCTGA
- a CDS encoding enoyl-CoA hydratase/isomerase family protein — MAAIPDDWQARNGRYVPTPRFDDYAEKYADYFTMSRANGVIELTMHTDGGPAAYGMGMHNAWGQAWLDVGRDPENEVLILTGTGDHWLAPVDRARFAEMMREPHPDNHAYRTYYDGLKLLENLISGIDIPTIAAVNGPSGSGHTEIALLCDITLCAAEATFADSHLLAGAAPGDGMHLVLQELLGAKRAAYYLYTGEPIDAAAALELGLVNEVLPAPQLLPRARELATAIRSRPTAARRLTHAVVSRPWKRRLVEDFGFGLAHEMFGISADKLFERS, encoded by the coding sequence ATGGCGGCAATCCCTGACGACTGGCAGGCACGAAACGGCCGATACGTGCCCACTCCGCGCTTCGACGACTACGCCGAGAAGTACGCCGACTACTTCACGATGAGCCGCGCCAACGGCGTGATCGAACTGACCATGCACACCGACGGCGGCCCCGCCGCCTACGGCATGGGCATGCACAACGCCTGGGGCCAGGCCTGGCTCGACGTCGGCAGGGACCCGGAGAACGAGGTGCTCATCCTCACCGGCACCGGCGACCACTGGCTCGCCCCCGTCGACCGGGCCCGGTTCGCGGAGATGATGCGCGAACCGCACCCCGACAACCACGCGTACCGCACGTACTACGACGGCCTGAAGCTCCTGGAGAACCTGATCTCCGGTATCGACATCCCGACGATCGCGGCCGTGAACGGCCCGAGCGGTTCGGGACACACCGAGATAGCGCTGCTGTGCGACATCACCCTGTGCGCGGCAGAGGCCACGTTCGCCGACTCCCACCTCCTCGCGGGCGCGGCCCCCGGCGACGGTATGCACCTGGTCCTCCAGGAGCTGCTCGGCGCGAAGCGTGCGGCCTACTACCTCTACACGGGCGAACCGATCGACGCGGCAGCGGCCCTGGAACTCGGCCTGGTCAACGAAGTACTCCCGGCGCCCCAACTCCTCCCACGCGCCCGCGAACTGGCGACAGCCATCCGCTCCCGCCCGACAGCCGCCCGCAGACTCACCCACGCCGTGGTCTCCCGCCCCTGGAAGCGCCGCCTGGTCGAGGACTTCGGCTTCGGCCTGGCCCACGAGATGTTCGGCATCTCCGCCGACAAGCTCTTCGAACGCTCCTGA
- a CDS encoding tetratricopeptide repeat protein — protein MAQYADALTAYQRSATLHRRLGNRGREALAWHGAGQTYHQLGRDVEAANFHRRAVDVQHELGDSWHEALALDGLAVALADSDPDAAGRHRRRALGLIADHDDPRAAALRVRLEGGADAAR, from the coding sequence ATCGCCCAGTACGCGGACGCCCTCACCGCCTACCAGCGGTCAGCCACCCTTCACCGCCGTCTCGGCAACCGTGGCCGTGAGGCCCTGGCCTGGCACGGCGCCGGTCAGACCTACCACCAGCTGGGCCGCGACGTCGAAGCGGCGAACTTCCACCGGCGCGCCGTCGACGTCCAGCACGAGCTCGGAGACAGCTGGCACGAAGCGCTCGCCCTCGACGGCCTCGCCGTCGCCCTGGCGGACAGCGACCCGGATGCGGCCGGCCGGCATCGCAGGAGGGCCCTGGGACTCATCGCCGACCACGACGATCCCCGGGCCGCCGCGCTACGCGTCCGGCTCGAAGGTGGCGCCGACGCGGCGCGCTGA
- a CDS encoding CDP-diacylglycerol diphosphatase, with amino-acid sequence MNDDKNSNELPRRRFVAFSGAIGAATLLTGAGAATGRTASAAAPTPAHPVPDTCPTPPPGGAPTCPPAQLQPLCGSPSDNDPLWRDVQYCTQGTPLPPGQFPPDCLKVTPDYVVLHGRPSNRHNFLLTPSCRITGIECPFIETSGAPNYWNDAWENARSGGGVPVQYPNIGLGINSKSARFLNQLHIHLAGVRASTQRRLQELEMTGRMATSPAQWNAVQNRVPVTGSDGSGDRTYRALRLPGLGMNLFALLQQYVVNPSGLSMANQTLIVVPKMTAAGFAGAFYVLNSDSSLHDGTNTCDHLLVYS; translated from the coding sequence ATGAATGACGACAAGAATTCGAACGAACTGCCTCGGCGCCGGTTCGTGGCGTTCTCCGGCGCCATCGGTGCGGCGACCCTCCTGACGGGCGCGGGAGCGGCGACCGGACGCACCGCTTCGGCAGCCGCCCCGACGCCCGCACACCCCGTGCCCGACACGTGCCCCACGCCACCACCCGGGGGAGCCCCGACCTGCCCCCCTGCGCAGCTCCAGCCCCTCTGCGGCAGCCCGTCCGACAACGATCCGCTGTGGCGGGACGTCCAGTACTGCACGCAAGGCACGCCGCTGCCCCCCGGGCAGTTCCCGCCCGATTGTCTGAAGGTGACCCCGGACTACGTCGTCCTGCACGGCAGGCCGTCGAACCGGCACAACTTTCTCCTGACGCCCAGTTGCCGGATCACCGGTATCGAATGCCCCTTCATCGAGACCTCCGGCGCGCCGAATTACTGGAACGACGCATGGGAAAATGCCCGGAGCGGAGGGGGCGTCCCCGTTCAATACCCCAATATCGGTCTGGGGATCAATTCGAAGAGCGCCCGGTTCCTCAACCAGTTGCACATTCACCTGGCCGGCGTCCGGGCGAGTACGCAACGGCGGCTGCAGGAACTGGAGATGACGGGACGCATGGCCACCAGTCCCGCGCAGTGGAACGCCGTGCAGAACCGGGTGCCGGTCACGGGCTCGGACGGGTCGGGGGACCGTACGTACCGAGCCCTCAGGCTGCCCGGTCTCGGGATGAACCTCTTTGCGCTGTTGCAGCAGTACGTGGTGAATCCGAGCGGGCTGAGCATGGCGAACCAGACGCTGATCGTGGTGCCGAAGATGACGGCTGCGGGATTCGCCGGGGCGTTCTACGTCCTCAACAGCGACTCGTCGCTCCACGACGGCACGAACACGTGTGACCACCTTCTCGTGTACAGCTGA
- a CDS encoding maltokinase N-terminal cap-like domain-containing protein, with translation MSKAASTRSNPRPAAVPRSVPPAEAEALVGSLAPLLHDWLPRQRWFAGKGRQVTGFVPVTVTELLPQDATGTSLLHLLVRVEQQSAGQGAQQGPGRAPADAGDCYQLLLGARTALPPRLAPALVGHATQGPLAGRTVYEGLHDPLLADVLIERLRTSGAVGALRFGRAGAIPAGLSSRLLDAEQSNSSLVYGDAYILKILRRVFPGPHPDLELPLALAAEGCERVPAPVAWFDAVDPSGSDEPLTLGVLQTFLRGSQDGWQLALAALDEGREFTDEARILGRATAEVHTALAAALPTVTLGRSQTAQVAHAMRERLDAAAQAVPALLPYVPGLRTAFDALAGLDAAGRGRPAQRVHGDLHLGQTLRSPDGSWSVIDFEGEPARPLAERRRPQPPVRDVAGMLRSFDYAARSHEPWRADWAARCRDAFCEGYAEAAGTDPRAEPELLRAYETDKAVYEVLYEARHRPDWLPVPMAAITRLADGS, from the coding sequence ATGTCGAAGGCTGCATCCACCCGGAGTAACCCGCGCCCGGCCGCCGTCCCACGCAGTGTGCCGCCCGCCGAGGCGGAAGCACTGGTGGGCTCGCTCGCGCCGCTGCTCCACGACTGGCTCCCCCGCCAGCGCTGGTTCGCGGGCAAAGGACGCCAGGTCACCGGCTTCGTCCCGGTGACGGTGACGGAACTGCTGCCGCAGGACGCCACCGGCACCTCACTGCTGCATCTGCTCGTCCGGGTGGAACAGCAGTCGGCAGGACAGGGCGCTCAGCAGGGGCCGGGCCGAGCCCCGGCCGACGCGGGCGACTGCTACCAGCTCCTGCTCGGCGCGCGTACGGCGCTGCCGCCCCGGCTCGCACCCGCACTCGTCGGGCACGCCACCCAGGGCCCGCTGGCCGGACGCACCGTCTACGAAGGCCTGCACGACCCGCTCCTCGCCGATGTGCTGATCGAGCGGCTGCGCACCTCGGGCGCCGTCGGCGCGCTGCGGTTCGGCCGGGCCGGCGCCATCCCGGCGGGGCTCAGCTCCCGGCTGCTCGACGCCGAGCAGTCGAACTCCTCGCTCGTCTACGGCGACGCCTACATCCTCAAGATCCTCCGCCGGGTCTTCCCCGGCCCCCATCCGGATCTGGAGCTGCCGCTGGCGCTCGCCGCCGAGGGCTGCGAGCGGGTACCGGCGCCGGTCGCCTGGTTCGACGCCGTCGACCCGTCCGGCAGTGACGAACCGCTGACCCTGGGCGTCCTGCAGACCTTTCTGCGCGGCTCGCAGGACGGCTGGCAGCTCGCGCTCGCCGCGCTCGACGAGGGCCGCGAGTTCACCGACGAGGCCCGCATCCTCGGCCGCGCCACCGCCGAGGTGCACACCGCGCTCGCCGCCGCCCTGCCGACGGTGACGCTGGGCCGCAGCCAGACGGCCCAGGTCGCCCACGCGATGCGCGAGCGGCTCGACGCGGCGGCGCAGGCGGTGCCCGCGCTGCTGCCGTACGTCCCCGGGCTGCGCACCGCCTTCGACGCGCTCGCAGGGCTCGACGCCGCAGGACGCGGCAGACCCGCCCAGCGGGTCCACGGCGATCTGCATCTGGGACAGACTTTGCGCTCCCCCGACGGCAGCTGGTCCGTCATCGACTTCGAGGGCGAGCCCGCCAGGCCGCTCGCCGAGCGCCGCCGCCCGCAGCCGCCGGTGCGCGACGTGGCCGGCATGCTCCGCTCCTTCGACTACGCCGCCCGCTCCCACGAGCCGTGGCGCGCGGACTGGGCGGCGCGCTGCAGGGACGCGTTCTGCGAGGGGTACGCCGAGGCCGCGGGCACCGATCCGCGCGCCGAACCCGAGCTGCTGCGCGCCTACGAGACGGACAAGGCGGTCTACGAGGTGCTGTACGAGGCCCGGCACCGGCCGGACTGGCTGCCGGTCCCGATGGCGGCGATCACCCGGCTGGCCGACGGGTCCTGA